In one window of Macaca thibetana thibetana isolate TM-01 chromosome 5, ASM2454274v1, whole genome shotgun sequence DNA:
- the SMARCA5 gene encoding SWI/SNF-related matrix-associated actin-dependent regulator of chromatin subfamily A member 5, whose product MSSAAEPPPPPPPESAPSKPAASTASGGSNSSNKGGPEGVAAQAVASAASAGPADAEMEEVFDDASPGKQKEIQEPDPTYEEKMQTDRANRFEYLLKQTELFAHFIQPAAQKTPTSPLKMKPGRPRIKKDEKQNLLSVGDYRHRRTEQEEDEELLTESSKATNVCTRFEDSPSYVKWGKLRDYQVRGLNWLISLYENGINGILADEMGLGKTLQTISLLGYMKHYRNIPGPHMVLVPKSTLHNWMSEFKRWVPTLRSVCLIGDKEQRAAFVRDVLLPGEWDVCVTSYEMLIKEKSVFKKFNWRYLVIDEAHRIKNEKSKLSEIVREFKTTNRLLLTGTPLQNNLHELWSLLNFLLPDVFNSADDFDSWFDTNNCLGDQKLVERLHMVLRPFLLRRIKADVEKSLPPKKEVKIYVGLSKMQREWYTRILMKDIDILNSAGKMDKMRLLNILMQLRKCCNHPYLFDGAEPGPPYTTDMHLVTNSGKMVVLDKLLPKLKEQGSRVLIFSQMTRVLDILEDYCMWRNYEYCRLDGQTPHDERQDSINAYNEPNSTKFVFMLSTRAGGLGINLATADVVILYDSDWNPQVDLQAMDRAHRIGQTKTVRVFRFITDNTVEERIVERAEMKLRLDSIVIQQGRLVDQNLNKIGKDEMLQMIRHGATHVFASKESEITDEDIDGILERGAKKTAEMNEKLSKMGESSLRNFTMDTESSVYNFEGEDYREKQKIAFTEWIEPPKRERKANYAVDAYFREALRVSEPKAPKAPRPPKQPNVQDFQFFPPRLFELLEKEILFYRKTIGYKVPRNPELPNAAQAQKEEQLKIDEAESLNDEELEEKEKLLTQGFTNWNKRDFNQFIKANEKWGRDDIENIAREVEGKTPEEVIEYSAVFWERCNELQDIEKIMAQIERGEARIQRRISIKKALDTKIGRYKAPFHQLRISYGTNKGKNYTEEEDRFLICMLHKLGFDKENVYDELRQCIRNSPQFRFDWFLKSRTAMELQRRCNTLITLIERENMELEEKEKAEKKKRGPKPSTQKRKMDGAPDGRGRKKKLKL is encoded by the exons GAAGTATTTGATGATGCATCAcctggaaagcaaaaagaaatccaAGAACCAGATCCTACCTATGAAGAAAAAATG caaaCTGACCGGGCAAATAGATTCGAGTATTTATTAAAGCAGACAGAACTGTTTGCACATTTCATTCAGCCTGCTGCTCAGAAGACTCCAACTTCACCTTTGAAGATGAAACCAGGACGCCCACgaataaaaaaagatgagaagcAGAACTTACTATCAGTTGGCGA TTACCGACACCGTAGAACAGAGCAGGAGGAGGATGAAGAACTACTAACAGAAAGCTCCAAAGCAACCAATGTTTGCACTCGATTTGAAGACTCTCCATCAT aTGTAAAATGGGGTAAACTGAGAGATTATCAGGTCCGAGGATTAAACTGGCTCATTTCTTTGTATGAGAATGGCATCAATGGTATCCTTGCAGATGAAATG GGCCTAGGAAAGACTCTTCAAACAATTTCTCTTCTTGGGTACATGAAACATTATAGAAACATTCCTGGTCCTCATATGGTTTTGGTTCCTAAGTCTACATTACACAACTGGATGAGTGAATTCAAGAGATGGGTACCAACACTTAGATCTGTTTGTTTGATAGGAGATAAAGAACAAAGA GCTGCTTTTGTCAGAGACGTTTTATTACCAGGAGAATGGGACGTATGTGTAACATCTTATGAAATGCTTATTAAAGAGAAGTCTGTGTTCAAAAAATTTAATTGGAGATACTTAGTAATAGATGAAGCTCACAggatcaaaaatgaaaaatctaag ttgtcAGAAATAGTGAGGGAATTCAAGACTACAAATAGACTATTATTGACTGGAACACCTCTTCAGAACAACTTGCATGAGCTGTGGTCACTTCTTAACTTTCTGTTGCCAGATGTGTTTAATTCAGCGGAT GACTTTGATTCCTGGTTTGATACAAACAACTGCCTTGGGGATCAAAAACTAGTTGAGAGGCTTCATATG gTTTTGCGTCCATTCCTGCTTCGTCGAATTAAGGCTGATGTTGAAAAGAGTTTGCCTccaaagaaggaagtaaaaatcTATGTGGGCCTCAGCAAAATGCAAAGGGAATG GTATACTCGGATATTAATGAAGGATATAGATATACTCAACTCAGCAGGCAAGATGGACAAAATGAGGTTATTGAACATCCTGATGCAGTTGAGAAAGTGCTGTAATCATCCATATCTCTTTGATGGAGCGGAACCTGGTCCACCCTATACAACAGATATGCATCTAGTAACCAACAGTGGCAAAATGGTGGTTTTAGACAAGCTGCTCCCTAAGTTAAAAGAACAAG GTTCACGAGTATTAATCTTCAGTCAAATGACAAGGGTATTGGACATTTTGGAAGATTATTGCATGTGGAGAAATTATGAGTACTGCAGGTTGGATGGTCAGACGCCCCATGATGAGAGACAA GACTCCATCAATGCATACAATGAACCAAACAGCACAAAGTTTGTTTTCATGTTAAGCACACGTGCTGGTGGTCTTGGCATCAATCTTGCGACTGCTGATGTAGTAATTTTGTATGATTCTGATTGGAATCCCCAAGTAGATCTTCAGGCTATG GACCGAGCACATAGAATTGGACAGACCAAGACAGTCAGGGTGTTCCGCTTTATAACTGATAACACTGTAGAAGAAAGAATAGTAGAACGTGCTGAGATGAAACTCAGACTGGATTCAATAGTCATTCAACAAG GGAGGCTTGTGGATCAGAATCTGAACAAAATTGGGAAAGATGAAATGCTTCAAATGATTAGACATGGGGCAACACATGTGTTTGCTTCAAAGGAAAGTGAGATCACTGATGAAGATATTGATGGTATTTTGGAAAGAGGTGCAAAGAAG ACTGCAGAGATGAATGAAAAGCTCTCCAAGATGGGCGAAAGCTCACTTAGAAACTTTACAATGGATACAGAGTCGAGTGTTTATAACTTCGAAGGAGAAGACTATAGGGAAAAACAAAAG ATTGCATTCACAGAATGGATTGAACCACCTAAACGAGAAAGAAAAGCCAACTATGCTGTTGATGCATATTTCAGGGAAGCTCTTCGTGTTAGTGAACCTAAAGCACCCAAG GCTCCTCGACCTCCAAAACAACCCAACGTTCAGGATTTCCAGTTTTTTCCTCCACGTTTATTTGAGTTActggaaaaagaaattctgttttaCAGAAAAACTATTGGGTACAAG GTACCTCGAAATCCTGAGCTGCCTAATGCAGCACAGGCACAAAAAGAAGAACAGCTTAAAATTGATGAAGCTGAATCCCTTAATGATGAAGAGctagaggaaaaagagaagcttCTAACACAG GGATTTACCAATTGGAATAAGAGAGATTTTAATCAGTTTATCAAGGCTAATGAGAAGTGGGGTCGTGATGATATTGAAAATATAGCAAGAGAAGTAGAAGGCAAAACTCCAGAAGAAGTCATTGAATATTCAG CTGTGTTCTGGGAAAGGTGCAATGAGCTCCAGGACATAGAGAAGATTATGGCTCAGATTGAAAGGGGAGAGGCGAGAATTCAAAGAAGAATAAGCATCAAGAAAGCACTTGACACAAAG ATTGGACGGTACAAAGCACCTTTTCATCAGCTGAGAATATCATACGGTactaacaaaggaaaaaactatACTGAAGAAGAAGATCGTTTTCTGATTTGTATGCTTCACAAACTTGGATttgacaaagaaaatgtttatgatgAATTACGACAGTGTATTCGCAACTCTCCTCAGTTCAGATTTGACTGGTTTCTTAAGTCCAGAACTGCAATG GAGCTCCAGAGGAGATGTAATACCTTAATTACTTTGATTGAAAGAGAAAACATGGAactagaagaaaaggagaaggcagagaaaaagaaacgaGGACCAAAGCCTTCA ACACAGAAACGTAAAATGGATGGAGCACCTGACGGtcgaggaagaaaaaagaagctgaaactatga